From Gemmobacter sp., one genomic window encodes:
- a CDS encoding amino acid ABC transporter permease, which yields MSTSPDADAKSWPGADSAAEQIVDPRHYGRWVAVAAVALFLIWVAYQLVTNDGFQWEIVFSYLFHPNVLRGILMTLQLTVLVMAIGVVIGIVVALMKMSRDPLLNGVAHGFVWFFRGTPVLVQLVFWYNLAALFPMLSLGIPFDGPKFYEISATVAISSFTAAMLGLGLNEGAYMAEIIRAGLLSVDHGQTEASKALGHKPRQTFFVVVLPQAMKAIIPPTGNQFIGMLKFTSLASIVAVHELMHSVESIYNRTYETMPLLIVAALWYLFMVSILSVVQYFIERHYLKGWRSEIPTPVQA from the coding sequence ATGCGAAAAGCTGGCCCGGAGCGGACTCGGCGGCCGAGCAGATCGTCGATCCGCGGCATTATGGTCGCTGGGTGGCGGTCGCCGCCGTGGCGCTGTTCCTGATCTGGGTTGCCTATCAGCTTGTCACCAATGACGGTTTCCAGTGGGAGATCGTCTTCAGCTACCTGTTCCACCCCAACGTGCTGCGCGGCATCCTGATGACCTTGCAGCTGACGGTTCTGGTCATGGCGATCGGGGTGGTCATCGGCATTGTCGTAGCCCTGATGAAGATGTCGCGCGATCCGCTGCTGAACGGCGTTGCGCATGGCTTCGTGTGGTTCTTTCGCGGCACGCCGGTGCTGGTGCAGCTGGTGTTCTGGTACAACCTGGCGGCGCTGTTCCCCATGCTGTCGCTGGGCATCCCGTTCGACGGGCCGAAGTTCTATGAAATCTCGGCCACGGTGGCGATTTCGTCGTTCACGGCTGCCATGCTGGGGCTTGGCCTGAACGAAGGCGCCTATATGGCGGAAATCATCCGCGCCGGGTTGCTGTCGGTCGACCATGGCCAGACCGAGGCATCCAAGGCGCTTGGCCACAAGCCGCGCCAGACGTTTTTCGTGGTCGTGCTGCCCCAGGCGATGAAGGCGATCATCCCGCCCACCGGCAACCAGTTCATCGGCATGCTGAAATTCACCTCGCTGGCCAGCATCGTGGCGGTACATGAACTGATGCATTCGGTCGAATCCATCTACAACCGCACCTATGAAACGATGCCGCTGCTGATCGTCGCGGCGCTGTGGTACTTGTTCATGGTCAGCATCCTGTCGGTGGTGCAGTATTTCATCGAACGCCATTACCTCAAGGGCTGGCGGTCCGAGATCCCGACGCCGGTGCAAGCATGA
- a CDS encoding amino acid ABC transporter ATP-binding protein, giving the protein MTPVAPQAQPLVRISNVWKKRGHNTVLKGVNMVADQGSVVCLLGPSGAGKSTLLRCINAIEMPDRGMIHVDNDPIGCRKVGDQFVRLSETDISRQRAEIGMVFQNFNLFPHMSVLENIIDAPMRVRGESRATAVQRAHELLERVGLADKVNAYPRHLSGGQQQRIAIARALAMRPKLMLFDEPTSALDPHLTDEVLDVIKNLAQTGMTMIVVTHEIQFARQVADVAAVMADGVIIESGPARQVLTQPQDPRTRKFLAKSLQA; this is encoded by the coding sequence ATGACCCCCGTCGCCCCCCAGGCCCAGCCGCTGGTCCGCATCTCGAACGTCTGGAAAAAGCGGGGGCACAACACGGTTCTCAAGGGCGTGAACATGGTGGCAGACCAGGGCAGCGTCGTGTGCCTGCTGGGGCCGTCGGGGGCCGGCAAAAGCACGCTGCTGCGCTGCATCAACGCCATCGAGATGCCGGACCGCGGCATGATCCATGTCGACAACGATCCCATCGGCTGCCGCAAGGTCGGCGACCAGTTCGTCCGGCTGTCGGAAACGGACATCAGCCGTCAGCGCGCCGAAATCGGCATGGTGTTCCAGAACTTCAACCTGTTCCCGCACATGTCGGTGCTGGAAAACATCATCGACGCGCCCATGCGCGTGCGCGGCGAAAGCCGGGCCACCGCCGTGCAGCGCGCGCATGAGCTGCTGGAACGGGTCGGGCTGGCCGACAAGGTGAACGCCTATCCGCGCCACCTGTCGGGCGGCCAGCAGCAGCGCATCGCCATTGCCCGGGCGCTGGCGATGCGGCCCAAGCTGATGCTGTTCGACGAGCCGACCTCGGCGCTTGACCCGCATCTGACCGACGAGGTGCTGGACGTGATCAAGAACCTTGCCCAGACCGGCATGACCATGATCGTCGTCACCCATGAAATCCAGTTCGCGCGGCAGGTGGCCGATGTGGCGGCGGTGATGGCCGATGGCGTGATCATCGAATCCGGCCCCGCGCGCCAGGTGCTGACCCAGCCGCAGGATCCGCGCACCAGAAAATTCCTGGCCAAGTCCCTTCAGGCATAG
- a CDS encoding LLM class flavin-dependent oxidoreductase, translating into MQKMMHLGSLSHGVGAHVAGWRLPGAETHKERLSVVVHAVKTAERGKFDLVFFADAVNTGADAAPSFVVRFEPLTLLGALSALTDRIGLVATVSTTYSEPYNVARALASLDHLSQGRVGWNVVTGSSPDAAANFSRDKHPPHDERYAQAEEYLQVAKGLWDSWEDGAVVADKNSGVYIDPGKMHELNHSGRFFKVKGPLNASRPPQGYPVIFQAGASDRGMEFAGATAEVVFATQSFVEDALEFSRKLRDQAEAAGRPRDALRILLGVSPIIGDTEEEAHAIIARLGEMVDPVTSMRVLSDRIGTDLGQFDLDGPLPDLPPSTMMQGHARVLQAIAKRRNMTIRQLRDYAAVSSGHRVVVGTPVQVADDLEHWFRSGACDGFAIMAPYMPQPFEDFVDKVVPILQDRGLFRKEYAGTTLRDHLGLDRPAHPAAV; encoded by the coding sequence ATGCAGAAAATGATGCATCTGGGCTCGCTGTCGCATGGCGTGGGCGCCCATGTTGCCGGCTGGCGGCTGCCGGGGGCCGAAACGCACAAGGAACGGCTGTCTGTCGTCGTCCATGCGGTAAAGACGGCGGAACGCGGCAAGTTCGACCTGGTGTTCTTTGCCGATGCCGTCAACACCGGCGCCGATGCCGCGCCCAGCTTCGTGGTGCGGTTCGAACCCCTGACCCTGCTGGGCGCGCTGTCGGCGCTGACCGACCGGATCGGGCTGGTTGCCACCGTATCGACCACCTATTCCGAACCCTACAACGTGGCGCGGGCGCTGGCCTCGCTGGATCATCTGTCGCAGGGGCGGGTGGGCTGGAACGTCGTCACCGGATCCAGCCCCGATGCCGCTGCCAACTTTTCCCGCGACAAGCACCCGCCGCATGACGAACGCTATGCCCAGGCCGAGGAATACCTTCAGGTTGCCAAGGGCCTGTGGGACAGCTGGGAAGATGGCGCCGTGGTGGCCGACAAGAACAGCGGCGTCTACATCGACCCCGGCAAGATGCACGAGCTGAACCATTCGGGCCGGTTCTTCAAGGTGAAAGGCCCGCTGAACGCCAGCCGCCCGCCGCAGGGCTACCCGGTGATCTTTCAGGCCGGGGCATCGGATCGCGGCATGGAATTTGCCGGCGCCACCGCCGAGGTGGTGTTCGCCACCCAGTCGTTCGTCGAGGATGCGCTGGAGTTTTCCCGCAAGCTGCGCGACCAGGCCGAGGCGGCGGGGCGCCCGCGCGATGCCCTGCGCATCCTGCTGGGGGTGTCGCCCATCATCGGCGACACCGAGGAAGAGGCCCATGCCATCATCGCCCGGCTGGGCGAGATGGTGGATCCGGTCACCTCGATGCGGGTGCTGTCGGACCGGATCGGCACCGACCTTGGCCAGTTCGACCTGGACGGCCCGCTGCCCGACCTGCCGCCCTCGACCATGATGCAGGGCCATGCCCGGGTGCTGCAAGCCATCGCCAAACGGCGCAACATGACCATCCGGCAGTTGCGCGATTATGCGGCGGTCAGTTCCGGCCACCGGGTGGTGGTCGGCACGCCGGTGCAGGTGGCCGACGATCTGGAACACTGGTTCCGCAGCGGCGCCTGCGACGGCTTTGCCATCATGGCGCCCTACATGCCGCAACCGTTCGAGGATTTCGTCGACAAGGTCGTGCCGATCCTTCAGGACCGCGGGCTGTTCCGCAAGGAATACGCCGGCACCACCCTGCGCGACCATCTGGGGCTGGACCGGCCCGCCCATCCGGCTGCGGTCTGA
- a CDS encoding zinc-binding dehydrogenase codes for MAMVMQAVLLTGHGGPEMLHYRQDVPRPTAGPGEVLVRLRAAAVNNTDIATRTAWYAPAPTDGADQADAPRIVTFSKRTIDFPRIQGAGGAGVIAAVGPGVPGDRVGQVVVVDPYLRDPALPPPAQLSVFMGSGCDGCFADYVTVRAENALAIRAPMTFAELACLPVAYQTAQEMVTRGRIGPGDRVVVTGASGGVGFANLQLARLRGASVLAVAGADKHAALRDLGADQVIGRDADVSAAAEALWGERPVDVVLDVAGGPAFGNLLHSLRRGGRLVCAGAIAGAMADIDLRVVIYRDLEILGVGTSQPQVMQALLDQAETGKLHPVISHVLPLSDLAKAQALFQAKSHVGKIVIDIHRAADTALPQPLEG; via the coding sequence ATGGCCATGGTGATGCAGGCGGTGCTGCTGACCGGCCATGGCGGGCCCGAGATGCTGCACTACCGCCAGGACGTGCCCCGCCCCACCGCCGGACCGGGCGAGGTGCTGGTGCGCCTGCGGGCGGCGGCGGTGAACAACACCGACATCGCCACGCGCACCGCCTGGTATGCCCCCGCGCCGACCGATGGCGCGGATCAGGCCGATGCGCCCCGCATCGTCACCTTCAGCAAGCGCACGATCGACTTTCCCCGCATCCAGGGGGCAGGCGGCGCGGGGGTGATCGCGGCCGTGGGCCCCGGCGTGCCGGGCGACCGGGTGGGCCAGGTGGTGGTCGTCGATCCCTACCTGCGCGACCCTGCGCTGCCGCCTCCGGCGCAGCTGTCGGTCTTCATGGGCAGCGGCTGCGATGGCTGTTTTGCCGATTATGTCACGGTCCGGGCCGAAAATGCGCTGGCCATCCGCGCGCCGATGACCTTTGCCGAACTGGCCTGCCTGCCCGTCGCCTACCAGACCGCGCAGGAAATGGTCACGCGGGGCCGCATCGGCCCGGGCGACCGGGTGGTGGTCACTGGTGCATCGGGTGGGGTGGGGTTCGCCAACCTGCAACTGGCCAGGCTGCGCGGGGCCTCGGTTCTGGCCGTGGCCGGCGCCGACAAGCACGCCGCGCTGCGCGATCTGGGCGCCGATCAGGTGATCGGCCGCGATGCCGATGTGTCGGCGGCGGCCGAGGCGCTGTGGGGCGAACGCCCGGTGGATGTGGTGCTGGACGTGGCCGGCGGCCCGGCCTTTGGCAACCTGCTGCACAGCCTGCGGCGCGGCGGGCGGCTGGTCTGCGCCGGGGCCATCGCGGGCGCCATGGCCGACATCGACCTGCGCGTCGTCATCTACCGCGATCTGGAGATCCTGGGCGTTGGCACCTCGCAGCCGCAGGTGATGCAGGCGCTGCTGGATCAGGCGGAAACCGGCAAGCTGCACCCGGTGATCAGCCATGTCCTGCCGCTGTCCGATCTGGCCAAGGCGCAGGCGCTGTTCCAGGCGAAATCCCATGTCGGCAAGATCGTGATCGACATTCACCGCGCGGCCGACACCGCCCTGCCCCAGCCCCTGGAAGGATGA
- a CDS encoding cysteine hydrolase family protein — MPGPHDWLFVIDLQPGFSNPASPWFSPALAPAAANIARLVPAFGDRVLFSRFVPPAEVAGAWQAYYQRWAFARDPANDWMWQVDQPWGDYPSMASHTLSKWLPEATRHFDPAGEVVICGVSTDCCVLATALAAVDSGQHCRVVADACAATPELHAATLAILKMRAPILRLTDTATELG; from the coding sequence ATGCCCGGCCCGCATGACTGGCTGTTCGTGATCGACCTGCAACCGGGGTTCAGCAACCCCGCCAGCCCGTGGTTTTCGCCCGCGCTGGCGCCGGCGGCGGCCAATATCGCCCGGCTGGTGCCCGCCTTTGGCGACCGGGTGCTGTTTTCGCGCTTTGTCCCGCCGGCAGAGGTGGCCGGGGCCTGGCAGGCCTATTACCAGCGGTGGGCCTTTGCGCGGGATCCGGCGAATGACTGGATGTGGCAGGTTGACCAGCCCTGGGGCGATTATCCCAGCATGGCCAGCCATACCCTGTCGAAATGGCTGCCCGAGGCGACGCGCCATTTCGACCCGGCGGGCGAGGTGGTGATCTGCGGTGTATCCACCGATTGCTGCGTGCTGGCCACCGCGCTGGCAGCGGTGGACAGCGGCCAGCATTGTCGCGTGGTCGCCGATGCCTGCGCCGCCACGCCCGAACTGCACGCCGCCACGCTGGCCATCCTGAAGATGCGCGCGCCCATCCTGCGGCTGACCGATACGGCGACGGAACTGGGATAG
- a CDS encoding (2Fe-2S)-binding protein → MADQVAFTLNGRAVAIPAAGTRALLDVLRGDFGLHGPKYGCGLAQCGACMVLVDGQPARACVLRTGRVAGRHVTTLEGLADPATGRLHPVQQGFVQAEGAQCGYCLNGMVMTAVALLARDPDPDDDRIRAALRHNLCRCGTHQEIIASVRRAAVLLAEQRAAAP, encoded by the coding sequence ATGGCAGATCAGGTCGCGTTCACGCTGAACGGTCGCGCGGTTGCCATACCGGCCGCCGGGACGCGCGCCCTGCTGGATGTGCTGCGCGGCGACTTTGGCCTGCATGGCCCGAAATACGGCTGCGGCCTGGCACAATGCGGCGCCTGCATGGTGCTGGTCGATGGCCAGCCCGCCCGCGCCTGCGTGCTGCGCACCGGCCGGGTTGCCGGCCGCCATGTCACCACGCTGGAGGGGCTGGCCGATCCGGCGACGGGCCGGCTGCACCCGGTCCAGCAGGGGTTCGTCCAGGCCGAGGGCGCGCAATGCGGCTATTGCCTGAACGGCATGGTGATGACCGCCGTCGCCCTGCTGGCCCGCGACCCTGACCCCGACGACGACCGCATCCGCGCCGCATTGCGCCACAACCTGTGCCGCTGCGGCACCCATCAGGAGATCATCGCCTCGGTCCGCCGGGCGGCGGTGCTGTTGGCCGAACAGCGGGCGGCAGCGCCATGA
- a CDS encoding molybdopterin cofactor-binding domain-containing protein has product MTGASAGHLTIYEDRPAGRATHLRIGVDGCATGFSGHVDLGTGIETALAQIVAEELDLPLAAVRMVLGDTALTHDQGPTIASETIQITAVPLRIAAAQARLVLRDAAARRLNVALADIRSDDGLFHGPQGSVAIADLLAGQLLDVALDTATPTKPVADYRIVGQRTGRRDLADKVTGAFSFVHDVTVPGMLHGHVIRPPYAGRDSGPFIGTSLIGWDESSVAHLPGLVAIVREADFLGIVATSAEAARQIAETLRVDWHLPPDLPDMADLSGTLRNHPSTPRALDRSGDFARGMAESARTLARTYVWPYHEHGSIGPSCAIADWAGGRPVVWSGSQNPHMLQGDLALLMGLEPAAVEIRRLQAAGCYGRNCADDVCGDALLLSRAVGRPVRVQLTRAQEHLWEPKGAAQLMDVQGGLSAAGDLHAYALDTWYPSNRGPNLALLLTGRVPADPRPSDMGDRTSVPPYRVPHKRITVHDMAPIVRAAWMRGVSALPNTFAHESFIDELAWEAREDPVAFRLRHLDDPRQADLVRRTAEAGGWQGRTGPRLRREGRMAYGQGFAFATYVHGTFPGVAAASAAWVCDVSVDLETGEVLLNRVLVGQDQGLVINPDGVRQQIHGNVIQTASRALLEQVTFDAITPTPRSWATYPIQTFAQVPRIDTLLVERPGDPPLGVGESAAVPAAAAIANAIFDATGVRMREAPFTPERMRAAFVAAGIAPEPRPPLALPAPGVAGWRRHLSPGRLLGLAGAVTLGTLALPLHRAFPPTPAPPAATFAPEVIERGRQLFSAGDCAVCHTNPGGLPNAGGRPIETPFGTVYSTNLTPDPDTGLGLWSYEAFSRAMRQGISRDGHNLYPAFPYTAFAGLAEADMLAIYAYVQTLPAVRQPTPDAQMRPGANIRLVNAGWNLLFHKTVPVQDDPGQPADWNRGRYLVETVGHCGACHTPRNLLGAEKGGALAYAGAEVHGWWAPALGGSAALARGWSQDGFYSYLRGGHAPGLSTASGPMAEVIHGLQALPDSDIRAMSAYLATLSPPQAVAPAPVPEPAQLAPSAMSRLFSSACGSCHEPAFADDFTAALLPLSQAPALRAPTAATVHSVLRDGLTAPAGLDLRDMPAFGAELDERQIADLARYLRQRFAPDLPPWP; this is encoded by the coding sequence ATGACCGGGGCATCCGCCGGCCATCTGACGATCTATGAGGATCGCCCCGCCGGCCGCGCGACCCATCTGCGCATCGGGGTCGATGGCTGTGCCACCGGCTTCAGCGGCCATGTCGATCTGGGCACCGGGATAGAAACCGCGCTGGCCCAGATCGTGGCCGAGGAACTGGATCTGCCGCTGGCCGCCGTGCGGATGGTGCTGGGCGATACGGCGCTGACCCACGATCAGGGGCCGACCATCGCGTCGGAAACCATCCAGATCACCGCCGTTCCGCTGCGGATTGCCGCGGCTCAGGCCCGGCTGGTGCTGCGCGACGCCGCTGCGCGGCGGCTGAACGTCGCCCTGGCCGACATCCGCAGCGACGATGGCCTGTTCCATGGCCCGCAAGGCAGCGTGGCCATTGCCGATCTGCTGGCAGGCCAGCTGCTGGACGTGGCGCTGGACACCGCCACGCCGACCAAGCCGGTGGCCGATTACCGCATCGTCGGTCAGCGGACCGGCCGGCGCGATCTGGCCGACAAGGTGACTGGCGCCTTCAGCTTTGTCCACGATGTGACCGTGCCGGGCATGCTGCATGGCCATGTCATCCGCCCGCCTTATGCCGGGCGCGACAGCGGGCCGTTCATCGGCACCAGTTTGATCGGTTGGGACGAAAGTTCCGTCGCGCATCTGCCCGGTCTGGTTGCCATCGTGCGCGAGGCGGATTTTCTGGGCATCGTGGCCACCAGCGCCGAGGCGGCCCGCCAGATCGCCGAAACCCTGCGCGTCGACTGGCACCTGCCGCCGGACCTGCCGGACATGGCCGACCTGTCCGGCACGCTGCGCAACCATCCCAGCACGCCCCGCGCGCTGGACCGCAGCGGCGACTTTGCCCGCGGCATGGCCGAAAGCGCGCGCACCCTGGCCCGAACCTATGTCTGGCCCTATCATGAACATGGCTCCATCGGGCCATCCTGCGCCATTGCCGACTGGGCGGGCGGCCGTCCCGTGGTCTGGAGCGGCAGCCAGAACCCCCATATGCTGCAAGGCGATCTGGCGCTGCTGATGGGGCTGGAGCCTGCGGCCGTGGAAATCCGGCGGTTGCAGGCCGCCGGCTGCTATGGCCGCAACTGCGCCGATGATGTCTGCGGCGATGCGCTGCTGCTGTCGCGGGCGGTGGGGCGGCCAGTGCGGGTGCAGCTGACGCGGGCGCAGGAACATCTGTGGGAACCCAAAGGGGCCGCGCAGCTGATGGATGTGCAGGGCGGGCTAAGCGCGGCAGGCGATCTGCACGCCTATGCGCTGGACACCTGGTATCCGTCGAACCGGGGGCCCAATCTGGCGCTGCTGCTGACCGGGCGGGTGCCGGCCGACCCCCGGCCGTCCGACATGGGCGACCGCACCTCGGTTCCGCCTTACCGGGTGCCGCACAAGCGCATCACCGTGCATGACATGGCCCCCATCGTGCGCGCGGCCTGGATGCGCGGGGTTTCGGCCCTGCCCAACACCTTTGCGCATGAAAGTTTCATCGACGAACTGGCGTGGGAGGCGCGCGAGGATCCGGTCGCCTTTCGCCTGCGCCATCTGGACGATCCGCGGCAGGCCGATCTGGTCCGCCGCACGGCCGAGGCCGGCGGCTGGCAGGGCCGCACCGGCCCCCGGCTGCGGCGCGAAGGGCGGATGGCCTATGGCCAGGGGTTTGCCTTTGCCACCTATGTGCATGGCACCTTTCCGGGCGTGGCCGCCGCCTCGGCCGCATGGGTCTGCGATGTCTCGGTGGATCTGGAAACCGGCGAGGTGCTGCTGAACCGCGTGTTGGTCGGGCAGGATCAGGGGCTGGTGATCAACCCCGATGGCGTGCGCCAGCAGATCCATGGCAACGTGATCCAGACCGCCAGCCGCGCCCTGCTGGAACAGGTGACGTTCGATGCCATCACGCCCACGCCGCGCAGCTGGGCCACCTATCCCATCCAGACCTTCGCGCAGGTGCCGCGCATCGACACGCTGCTGGTGGAACGACCGGGCGACCCACCCTTGGGCGTGGGGGAAAGTGCGGCGGTGCCGGCGGCGGCGGCCATCGCCAATGCCATCTTCGACGCCACCGGCGTGCGCATGCGCGAGGCGCCGTTTACCCCCGAACGGATGCGCGCCGCCTTTGTTGCCGCCGGGATTGCGCCGGAACCCAGGCCCCCGCTGGCCCTGCCGGCGCCGGGCGTGGCAGGCTGGCGGCGGCATCTGTCGCCGGGCCGGCTGCTCGGGCTGGCCGGTGCCGTCACGCTGGGCACGCTGGCCTTGCCGCTGCACCGCGCCTTTCCGCCCACGCCCGCCCCCCCAGCCGCCACCTTTGCGCCCGAGGTGATCGAACGCGGGCGCCAGCTGTTTTCGGCAGGCGACTGCGCGGTGTGCCATACCAATCCGGGCGGCCTGCCCAATGCCGGCGGGCGGCCGATCGAAACCCCGTTCGGCACCGTCTATTCCACCAACCTGACGCCCGATCCCGACACCGGCCTTGGCCTGTGGTCCTATGAGGCGTTCAGCCGCGCCATGCGGCAGGGCATCAGCCGCGACGGGCACAACCTCTATCCGGCCTTTCCCTATACCGCCTTTGCCGGATTGGCCGAGGCCGACATGCTGGCGATCTATGCCTATGTCCAGACCTTGCCGGCGGTGCGCCAGCCCACCCCCGATGCGCAGATGCGCCCCGGGGCCAACATCCGGCTGGTCAATGCCGGCTGGAACCTGCTGTTCCACAAGACCGTGCCCGTGCAGGACGATCCCGGCCAGCCGGCCGACTGGAACCGGGGCCGCTATCTGGTGGAAACGGTGGGGCATTGCGGCGCCTGCCATACGCCTCGCAACCTGCTGGGGGCGGAAAAGGGCGGCGCGCTGGCCTATGCCGGGGCCGAGGTGCATGGCTGGTGGGCGCCCGCCCTTGGTGGTAGCGCGGCGCTGGCGCGGGGCTGGTCGCAGGACGGGTTCTACAGCTATCTGCGCGGCGGCCATGCGCCGGGGCTGTCCACCGCCTCGGGCCCGATGGCCGAGGTGATCCACGGCCTTCAGGCCCTGCCCGACAGCGATATCCGCGCCATGTCGGCCTATCTGGCCACCCTGTCGCCGCCACAGGCCGTGGCGCCGGCCCCGGTTCCCGAACCTGCGCAGCTGGCGCCATCGGCCATGTCGCGGCTGTTCTCCTCGGCCTGCGGCAGTTGCCACGAACCCGCCTTTGCCGATGATTTCACCGCCGCGCTGCTGCCGCTGTCGCAGGCGCCGGCATTGCGGGCCCCCACGGCGGCCACCGTTCACAGCGTGCTGCGCGACGGGCTGACCGCGCCGGCGGGCCTTGATCTGCGCGACATGCCCGCCTTCGGCGCCGAACTGGACGAACGGCAGATCGCCGATCTGGCCCGCTACCTGCGCCAGCGCTTTGCCCCCGACCTGCCGCCCTGGCCCTGA
- the panC gene encoding pantoate--beta-alanine ligase, giving the protein MQIIRTKSGLRALTTSWRRAGERIAVVPTMGALHDGHLSLVTAARAHAERVIVTLFVNPRQFNNPEDLAKYPRTEQSDAAKLAPFGADVLYVPDGDQMYPQGFATNISVSGVSEGLCGAARPGHFDGVATVVTKLLIQTDADVAMFGEKDFQQLQVVRRLAEDLDLKTRIIGCPTVREADGLAMSSRNLRLGDESRARAPVIRQTLAQAADRIRQGAQVAAVLADAGDQLRAAGLGPVDYLEYRRDSDLQPAAAPDAPARLLVAAWLDGVRLIDNLEVAPAG; this is encoded by the coding sequence ATGCAGATCATCCGCACCAAATCGGGCCTGCGCGCCCTGACCACCAGCTGGCGCCGGGCCGGCGAACGGATCGCGGTGGTGCCCACCATGGGCGCGCTGCATGACGGGCACCTCAGCCTGGTCACCGCCGCCCGCGCCCATGCCGAACGGGTCATCGTCACGCTGTTCGTGAACCCCAGGCAGTTCAACAACCCCGAGGATCTGGCGAAATACCCACGCACCGAACAGTCGGACGCGGCCAAGCTGGCACCCTTTGGCGCCGATGTGCTGTATGTGCCCGACGGCGACCAGATGTATCCGCAGGGCTTTGCCACCAACATCTCGGTGTCCGGCGTCAGCGAGGGGCTGTGCGGCGCCGCCCGGCCCGGGCATTTCGATGGCGTGGCCACGGTGGTGACCAAGCTGCTGATCCAGACCGATGCCGATGTGGCGATGTTCGGCGAAAAGGATTTCCAGCAATTGCAGGTGGTGCGCCGGCTGGCCGAGGATCTGGATCTGAAGACCCGCATCATCGGCTGCCCCACGGTGCGCGAGGCGGACGGGCTGGCGATGTCGTCGCGCAACCTGCGGCTGGGCGACGAAAGCCGCGCCCGCGCGCCGGTGATCCGCCAGACGCTGGCGCAGGCGGCCGACCGCATCCGGCAGGGCGCGCAGGTGGCGGCGGTGCTGGCCGACGCGGGCGATCAGCTGCGCGCGGCGGGCCTTGGCCCGGTGGATTATCTGGAATACCGCCGCGACAGCGACCTGCAACCCGCCGCCGCCCCCGATGCGCCGGCCCGGCTGCTGGTGGCCGCCTGGCTGGACGGCGTGCGCCTGATCGACAATCTGGAGGTCGCGCCCGCGGGCTGA
- the panB gene encoding 3-methyl-2-oxobutanoate hydroxymethyltransferase, with amino-acid sequence MSQTATTKALGAADIRARKGGAPLVCLTAYTTPVARLADRDCDLVLVGDSVGMVLHGLPSTLSVTMEMMILHGQAVARGLERAMMVIDMPFGSYEDSPQQAFRNAARLMAETGAGAVKLEGGAHMAETIGFLVARGIPVMGHVGLTPQSIHTLGGYRVQGKGSDADRVLADAQAVAEAGAFAVVLEKVPAALAARITWTIAVPTIGIGASADCDGQILVIDDMLGLFDAFRPKFVKRYAQLASDAASAIASYAAEVRTRAFPAAEHVFHDDGRT; translated from the coding sequence TTGAGCCAGACTGCCACTACCAAGGCCCTTGGCGCCGCCGATATCCGCGCGCGCAAGGGTGGGGCGCCGCTGGTCTGCCTGACCGCCTATACGACGCCGGTTGCCCGGCTGGCCGACCGGGACTGCGATCTGGTGCTGGTCGGCGACAGCGTGGGCATGGTGCTGCATGGCCTGCCGTCCACCCTGTCGGTGACGATGGAGATGATGATCCTGCATGGCCAGGCGGTGGCGCGTGGTCTGGAACGGGCCATGATGGTCATCGACATGCCCTTTGGCAGCTATGAAGACAGCCCCCAGCAGGCCTTTCGCAACGCGGCGCGGCTGATGGCGGAAACCGGTGCAGGGGCCGTCAAGCTGGAAGGCGGCGCGCATATGGCCGAAACCATCGGCTTTCTGGTGGCGCGCGGCATTCCGGTGATGGGCCATGTCGGGCTGACGCCGCAATCCATCCACACGCTGGGCGGCTACCGGGTGCAGGGCAAGGGCAGCGATGCCGACCGCGTGCTGGCCGATGCCCAGGCGGTGGCCGAGGCCGGGGCCTTTGCCGTGGTGCTGGAAAAGGTGCCCGCCGCGCTGGCCGCCCGCATCACCTGGACCATTGCGGTGCCCACCATCGGCATCGGCGCCTCGGCCGATTGCGATGGCCAGATCCTGGTGATCGACGACATGCTGGGGCTGTTCGACGCCTTCCGGCCGAAATTCGTCAAACGCTATGCCCAGCTGGCCAGCGATGCCGCCAGCGCCATTGCCAGCTATGCCGCCGAGGTACGCACCCGCGCCTTTCCGGCCGCCGAACATGTGTTTCACGACGACGGGAGGACGTGA